In one window of Nomascus leucogenys isolate Asia chromosome 1a, Asia_NLE_v1, whole genome shotgun sequence DNA:
- the LOC100604070 gene encoding NADH dehydrogenase [ubiquinone] 1 alpha subcomplex subunit 5-like isoform X1, which yields MTGVLKKTTGLLGLAVCESPQEMLRILYTKIFYVLEQIRKNAAYRKYTEQITNEKLAMVKAEPDVKKLEDQLDQLQGGQIEEVILQAKNELSLARKMMQWKPWETPANQWKWPM from the exons ATGACAGGTGTGCTGAAGAAGACCACTGGCCTTCTGGGATTGGCTGTATGCGAGAGTCCACAAGAGATGCTAAGAATATTGTACACAAAGATTTTTTATGTTCTTGAGCAAATCCGTAAAAATGCAGCATATAGAAAGTATACAGAACAGATTACAAATGAGAAGCTGGCTATGGTTAAAGCAGAACCAGatgttaaaaaattagaagaccagctgg accAACTTCAAGGTGGTCAAATAGAAGAGGTGATTCTGCAGGCTAAAAATGAGCTAAGTCTGGCAAGAAAAATGATGCAGTGGAAACCATGGGAGACTCCTGCCAATCAGTGGAAATGGCCAATGTAA
- the RPS6 gene encoding 40S ribosomal protein S6: protein MKLNISFPATGCQKLIEVDDERKLRTFYEKRMATEVAADALGEEWKGYVVRISGGNDKQGFPMKQGVLTHGRVRLLLSKGHSCYRPRRTGERKRKSVRGCIVDANLSVLNLVIVKKGEKDIPGLTDTTVPRRLGPKRASRIRKLFNLSKEDDVRQYVVRKPLNKEGKKPRTKAPKIQRLVTPRVLQHKRRRIALKKQRTKKNKEEAAEYAKLLAKRMKEAKEKRQEQIAKRRRLSSLRASTSKSESSQK, encoded by the exons ATGAAG CTGAACATCTCCTTCCCAGCCACTGGCTGCCAGAAACTCATTGAAGTGGACGATGAACGCAAACTTCGTACTTTTTATGAGAAGCGTATGGCCACAGAAGTTGCTGCTGACGCTCTGGGTGAAGAATGGAAG GGTTATGTGGTCCGAATCAGTGGTGGAAACGACAAACAAGGTTTCCCCATGAAGCAGGGTGTCTTGACCCATGGCCGTGTCCGCCTCCTACTGAGTAAGGGGCATTCCTGTTACAGACCAAGGAGAAccggagaaagaaagagaaaatcggTTCGTGGTTGCATTGTGGATGCAAATCTGAGCGTTCTCAACTTGGTTATTGTAAAAAAAG GAGAGAAGGATATTCCTGGACTGACTGATACTACAGTGCCTCGCCGCCTGGGCCCCAAAAGAGCTAGCAGAATCCGCAAACTTTTCAATCTCTCTAAAGAAGATGATGTCCGCCAGTATGTTGTAAGAAAGCCCTTAAATAAAGAAG GTAAGAAACCTAGGACCAAAGCACCCAAGATTCAGCGTCTTGTTACTCCACGTGTCCTGCAGCACAAACGGCGGCGTATTGCTCTGAAGAAGCAGCGTACtaagaaaaacaaggaagaggCTGCAGAATATGCTAAACTTTTGGCCAAGAGAATGAAG gAGGCTAAGGAGAAGCGCCAGGAACAAATTGCAAAGAGACGCAGACTTTCCTCTCTGCGAGCTTCTACTTCTAAGTCTGAATCCAGTCAGAAATAA
- the LOC100604070 gene encoding NADH dehydrogenase [ubiquinone] 1 alpha subcomplex subunit 5-like isoform X2 has product MTGVLKKTTGLLGLAVCESPQEMLRIKKSEDQLQGGQIEEVILQAKNELSLARKMMQWKPWETPANQWKWPM; this is encoded by the exons ATGACAGGTGTGCTGAAGAAGACCACTGGCCTTCTGGGATTGGCTGTATGCGAGAGTCCACAAGAGATGCTAAGAAT aaaaaaatcagaagaccAACTTCAAGGTGGTCAAATAGAAGAGGTGATTCTGCAGGCTAAAAATGAGCTAAGTCTGGCAAGAAAAATGATGCAGTGGAAACCATGGGAGACTCCTGCCAATCAGTGGAAATGGCCAATGTAA